In Mustela lutreola isolate mMusLut2 chromosome 1, mMusLut2.pri, whole genome shotgun sequence, one genomic interval encodes:
- the LOC131831758 gene encoding uncharacterized protein LOC131831758, with amino-acid sequence MRSLTPVPPPSPPPRLPAGDGDAVKEEVPRSRLTGEVGREPGTRLPSAGEPVESAHGGGVRGRGYRAPTSAPLNRFPRTPRLPARSRGRARAGRRDARSGERGAPEDEELRRTRRAGGRGALAAPPVAVLLLPLAVPAAARVTRDARSGWGTGAGWGRALGHGAPSADLTSPRASAVGLGRLAPQGGPPGDGRNRGDPREARFLPKGLGIPETSDSPERPAALLHPPGGPIAALVGPGGCRRRRQQSGWRGTLCTPRIAAAGPPAFGTKPLLRLLVLTGTGERFSAQFEPWCPKHQPVLSAPEETGRGGSEGPAVAQRKGQCCHLAASPRTSELGVGRGRVHSPDSAQEKEWLSPPLTPGENKQSLAFSCIPDF; translated from the exons ATGCGCAGCCTAACCCCCGTCCCCCCTCCGTCGCCGCCCCCGCGTCTTCCTGCAGGTGATGGAGACGCTGTAAAGGAAGAGGTACCCAGGTCCCGCCTCACGGGAGAGGTGGGGCGAGAACCTGGAACCAGGCTGCCCTCTGCCGGCGAGCCTGTGGAATCGGCGCACGGTGGAGGAGTGCGGGGGCGGGGGTACCGGGCGCCAACTTCAGCCCCGCTCAACC GCTTCCCTCGGACTCCCAGGCTCCCAGCCCGAAGCCGGGGAAGAGCCCGCGCCGGGAGGAGGGACGCGAGGTCCGGAGAACGAGGAGCTCCGGAGGACGAGGAGCTCCGGAGGACGAGGAGAGCCGGAGGACGAGGAGCGCTGGCGGCCCCGCCCGTCGCAGTCCTTCTCCTCCCGCTCGCCGTCCCCGCGGCCGCGAGGGTCACCAGAGATGCAAGGAGCGGGTGGGGGACGGGAGCGGGATGGGGCCGCGCCCTTGGACACGGAGCCCCCTCCGCGGACCTGACCTCACCTCGGGCCTCCGCCGTCGGGCTCGGCCGACTGGCGCCGCAGGGCGGGCCCCCTGGGGACGGGCGGAACCGCGGAGACCCTCGAGAAGCACGGTTCTTGCCGAAGGGCCTCGGGATCCCCGAGACGTCGGACAGCCCCGAGCGCCCTGCTGCCCTCCTGCACCCCCCAGGGGGTCCCATCGCCGCCCTCGTGGGACCCGGGGGCTGTCGGAGGAGGCGCCAGCAGTCCGGGTGGCGGGGCACGCTGTGCACACCCCGGATCGCAGCTGCCGGACCGCCCGCTTTCGGAACCAAGCCCCTGCTCAGGCTCCTCGTACTGACTGGGACAGGGGAGAGGTTTTCAGCTCAGTTCGAGCCCTGGTGTCCTAAGCATCAGCCTGTCCTTTCTGCGCCGGAGGAAACGGGCAGAGGGGGCTCGGAAGGACCCGCTGTCGCCCAGAGGAAGGGACAGTGTTGTCACCTGGCTGCCTCCCCGAGGACCTCGGAACTTggagtgggaagggggagggtgCACAGCCCTGATTCAGCCCAAGAAAAGGAGTGGCTTTCTCCCCCACTCACCCCAGGGGAAAATAAACAGTCTCTGGCATTTTCCTGCATTCCTGATTTTTAA